Proteins co-encoded in one Sebastes fasciatus isolate fSebFas1 chromosome 11, fSebFas1.pri, whole genome shotgun sequence genomic window:
- the c11h7orf25 gene encoding UPF0415 protein C7orf25 homolog, which yields MSLQAVLQQRISSAQALLQRAEPLCNGVEGHQKLCGKLRAELRFLRRVEAGELQVKESHLHSTNLTHLTAIVESVESLEDVVALLHVFTYQDAAGSRRTLVVDVVANGGLTWVKAVGRKAEALHNIWQGRGQYGDKSIVGQAEDFLWASRQQPVQYRHPHVVFAFYNGVSCPMAHRLKDMGVAVRGDIVAVSAVMTEEEEQEEEQEQEQEQEQQEEQQQQEEEQEEQDEESELTRVDRGTVVASLAFPAQVKVEECRRVNLDITTLITYVSSLSHGRCHFTFREPVLTEQAAQERFQHVLPQLDAFMQGKELFACRAAVRDFQLILDTLGGAGEKERAQTLLARLQVVDDQPSERTLRLAPSAKVNSRSLMIFGTGDSLRAVTMTANSRFVRAAANQGVRYSVFIHQPRALTEGKEWRAAPV from the coding sequence atgtCCCTGCAGGCAGTGCTGCAGCAGAGGATCAGCTCCGCCCAGGCGTTGCTCCAGAGGGCGGAGCCTCTGTGCAATGGCGTGGAGGGTCACCAGAAGCTGTGCGGTAAGCTGCGGGCGGAGCTGCGTTTCCTGCGTCGGGTCGAAGCCGGAGAGCTGCAGGTCAAAGAGTCTCACTTGCACAGCACCAACCTGACTCACCTGACGGCCATCGTGGAGTCGGTGGAGAGTCTGGAAGACGTGGTCGCTCTGCTGCACGTCTTCACCTACCAGGACGCCGCCGGCAGCAGGCGGACGCTGGTGGTGGACGTGGTAGCTAACGGGGGACTCACCTGGGTGAAGGCCGTGGGCAGGAAGGCGGAGGCTCTGCACAACATCTGGCAGGGGCGGGGCCAGTACGGAGACAAGAGCATCGTCGGGCAGGCCGAGGACTTCCTGTGGGCCAGCCGCCAGCAGCCCGTCCAGTACCGGCACCCCCACGTCGTCTTCGCCTTTTACAACGGCGTCTCCTGCCCCATGGCCCACCGCCTCAAGGACATGGGCGTCGCTGTCCGCGGGGACATCGTTGCCGTCAGCGCCGTGATgaccgaggaggaggagcaggaggaggagcaggagcaggagcaggagcaggagcagcaggaggagcagcagcagcaggaggaggagcaggaggagcaggatgaGGAGTCGGAACTGACCCGGGTCGACCGCGGCACAGTGGTGGCCAGCCTGGCGTTTCCCGCTCAGGTGAAGGTGGAGGAGTGTCGGCGGGTCAACCTGGACATCACCACGCTCATCACGTACGTGTCATCGCTGAGTCATGGCCGCTGTCACTTCACCTTCAGGGAGCCGGTGCTGACGGAGCAGGCGGCCCAGGAGCGCTTCCAGCACGTGCTGCCGCAGCTCGACGCCTTCATGCAGGGGAAGGAGCTGTTCGCCTGCCGTGCCGCCGTCCGCGACTTCCAGCTGATTCTGGACACGCTGGGGGGGGCGGGTGAGAAGGAGCGCGCTCAGACGCTGCTCGCTCGACTCCAGGTGGTGGACGACCAGCCGTCGGAGCGCACGCTGCGCCTCGCGCCCAGCGCCAAGGTCAACAGCCGCTCGCTCATGATTTTCGGCACCGGAGACTCGCTGAGAGCCGTCACCATGACGGCAAACAGCCGGTTCGTCAGGGCGGCGGCCAATCAGGGCGTCCGGTACAGCGTGTTTATCCACCAACCGAGAGCTCTGACCGAGGGCAAAGAGTGGAGGGCCGCGCCCGTCTGA